Genomic segment of Coffea arabica cultivar ET-39 chromosome 1e, Coffea Arabica ET-39 HiFi, whole genome shotgun sequence:
GTACTTGAGATGGTTGATTTTTGCTAAAAATGTGTTTTACACCTTGGATCCCATTGCTGGTATTTGAGGAGTTTAAATTTAGTTCATATTACATTGCATTTGTTTTCTATATAATGTGGCGGTCATATTCTTTATGGTAGGATAAAGGGCTGCAACAATATGGACAGGAGTTGGATGTCTATTAAGAACTACCTAGACCCCAAGTATTTAGATGGAGTtgatgaatttattaagtttgCTTTTCTAGGCAAGGATCCTAATTGTAAACTGCCATGTCCTTGCAAAGTATGCAATAATTTTGAGGATCAAACTAAGGAAGTCATGGCCAATCACTTGTGTCGAGGAATTGTTGATAGTTATACTAGGTGGATATATCATGGCGAAGGGTTTGAATCtgatgatgaggatgatgaCATAGAAATAAATGACAACGATAGTGACTTTGACAGTATGGAGGAGCTGTTAAATGATGTAGGAGTTGCTAACTTTGGTGAGAGTTGGAGACATTCACCGGAACTTGATACGGGTGCTTGTACCGAGAAAGAAGGAGAAGCAAGTAGGTTTCTCAGATTATTATCGGAGGCTGAAAAATCTCTATACCCAGGCTGTGAAAAGTATTCAAAACTCTCGTTTATTGTCCATATCCTCCACTTGAAAACAATGAATCGGTGGACTTGTAAATCTACTGATATGTTGCTGAAGTTCTTGCATCAAGTATTTCCTACAGCTTTGATTCCCAGTTCATATTACGAGGCAAATAATTTCATCCGTGAGTTGGGGCTGAAGTGTGAAAAGATCCACGCCTGTGAAAATGATTGCgcactcttttggaatgaaaataaaggccttGATCATTGTCCAAATGAAAAATGTAAAGCACCGCGGTATAAATCTCCAAATTCCAAAATACCTAGAAAGGTGTTGCGTTATTTTCCATTAAAACCAAGGCTGCAAAGACTGTTTGTGAACAAAGAGATTGCTCGGGATATGAGGTGGCATAAGGAGAGACGTGTAGATAATGAGAACATGATGCGACACCCTGCTGATTCATTAGCTTGGAAGGATTTTGATAGAAATCACAAGTCCTTCGCTGAAGATCCTAGAAATGTGAGGCTAGGACTTGCTAGTGATGGCTTTAATCCCTTTGGAACCATGAGCAATTCATACAGTATATGGCCTGTTATCCTTGTTCCTTACAATCTACCTCCTTGGAAATGCTTAAAAgatccattttttttcctatcAATGATTATTCCTGGTCCCAAAGCACCTGGAAATGACATTGACATATTCTTTAGACCACTAGTTGATGAGTTAAAAGAGTTATTTGCCACTGGTGTGGAGACATATGATGCCTTCAGGGAGGAGAATTTCATGTTACGTGCAGCACTTTTGTGGACAATAAACGATTTTCCAGCATATGGCTATTTGTCGGGATGGAGTACAAAAGGGTACAAGGCATGTCCTGTGTGCTTAGATGAGACGACTAGTCTATATCTTAATAATGGTCACAAATGTTGTTACATGGGCCATCGCCGTTTTCTACCTATTGATCATAAATGGCGTCgagaaaaaaagcaatttaatgGAGAAAGAGAACATAGACAGCCTCCTAGGACCCAATCAGGTGAGGAAGTCCTCCAACAACTTCTTCGTATTGAGCAAGTTGAGTTTGGCAAGGCACCTGATTTGCTGcaacagaagaaaagaaaacgcgTGCAGAACAGTTCAAATTGGAAGAAGATGAGCATATTCTTTGAACTTCCATATTGGAGTACCAATAAAATTAGACATAATTTGGATATTATGCACATTGTCAAGAATGTATGTGAATCTTTGGTAGGTACATTAATGAATATCCCTTCGAGAACTAAGGACACATGGCA
This window contains:
- the LOC113690787 gene encoding uncharacterized protein, whose translation is MDRSWMSIKNYLDPKYLDGVDEFIKFAFLGKDPNCKLPCPCKVCNNFEDQTKEVMANHLCRGIVDSYTRWIYHGEGFESDDEDDDIEINDNDSDFDSMEELLNDVGVANFGESWRHSPELDTGACTEKEGEASRFLRLLSEAEKSLYPGCEKYSKLSFIVHILHLKTMNRWTCKSTDMLLKFLHQVFPTALIPSSYYEANNFIRELGLKCEKIHACENDCALFWNENKGLDHCPNEKCKAPRYKSPNSKIPRKVLRYFPLKPRLQRLFVNKEIARDMRWHKERRVDNENMMRHPADSLAWKDFDRNHKSFAEDPRNVRLGLASDGFNPFGTMSNSYSIWPVILVPYNLPPWKCLKDPFFFLSMIIPGPKAPGNDIDIFFRPLVDELKELFATGVETYDAFREENFMLRAALLWTINDFPAYGYLSGWSTKGYKACPVCLDETTSLYLNNGHKCCYMGHRRFLPIDHKWRREKKQFNGEREHRQPPRTQSGEEVLQQLLRIEQVEFGKAPDLLQQKKRKRVQNSSNWKKMSIFFELPYWSTNKIRHNLDIMHIVKNVCESLVGTLMNIPSRTKDTWQAREDLKEMGLREELHLQPGGGASKVMPPACYTLSRLEKKNFCQFLSTIKFPDGFASNIPRCVKTKECQLLGMKSHDYYVFIQRLLPLATRGMLSKDISQILVEISNFFRKICSRTLYLDELEMQEKNIILILCKLEKIFPPNFFDVMVHLMVHLPTESKIAGPAQYRWMFPFERKMGQYKGYVNNRARPEGCIAERYLDDECLTFISRYLHDVPTRFNQTERNMEKHEAAGKLSIFSSLARPFGAALIGYLSEVELQRIHLFILKNCEEVDDYMREHRQILEKQNLSSVQQMLDSEFPKWFEERVMYTHARGECTDELLSLARGPDFRVNTFAGCNVNGFRFHIKARERERKTQNSGVMIKGEHADKEIYFYGIITDIVEVEYSFTQNRVVVFKCDWWDLRNNSGIKVDKQSNITSINMSKTWYSDQPFILASQAEQVFYLQDMKLGGNWHVVELVSPRSSYDVPEKHEDDLVDNEEAYQEEYHEDLIGVQENLELVSLKRGDVQTEERIEAGAMFFIELSASRARQLDDNFIDNDEEIEQQFNSEDENEQFVQINDYESD